One segment of Fuscovulum ytuae DNA contains the following:
- a CDS encoding alpha/beta hydrolase: protein MRIVVMLLAVIAACLSIWSLEAGRNGLTIGPFPIADGPPATLYEPQGQAAAPVVVIAHGFAGSRQLMEAYALTLSRAGYLVVSYDLTGHGRNPRPMTGDVTSIDGTTRLLVEEVRQVAKAALRHPRADGRLAYLGHSMASDIIIRAAADEPKPDAIVAISAFSLAVTEDFPANLLLVTGAWEDGLADAAQAMLRLADPTAALGQTVGDPAMGNGRRAVLAPGVEHVGVLYSAPAQQEAVEWLNATFGLQEKAEPAPRGLWIMLLLVAMAALAWPMARLLPKGPAQSRVGLRPFLWATGFPLLVVPLALAPLRTQVLPVLVADYLVLHFAAYGMLGLLALWRNGLLRGQFPPRVWPLAAAVAVFAIAVIGGMLDRYVASFLPNAGRLVIIAGLALGTVPYLVSDAILTEGGRAPLWRVLAARGGFLVSLMGAVALNFDRLMFLLIILPIILLFFVIFGTMAGWIGRRTGLPAIAGIGFGLLLAWALGVTFPLFA from the coding sequence TTGCGCATCGTCGTGATGCTTTTGGCGGTGATCGCCGCTTGTCTTTCGATCTGGTCGCTTGAGGCGGGGCGCAACGGCCTGACAATTGGGCCCTTTCCCATCGCCGATGGGCCACCCGCAACCCTCTATGAACCGCAAGGGCAGGCTGCAGCGCCCGTTGTCGTGATTGCCCACGGCTTTGCAGGTTCGCGGCAGTTGATGGAGGCTTATGCCCTGACGCTGTCGCGGGCGGGATACCTTGTGGTCAGCTATGATCTTACAGGCCATGGGCGTAACCCCCGGCCGATGACGGGGGATGTGACCTCGATCGATGGGACGACCCGGCTTTTGGTGGAAGAGGTTCGGCAGGTGGCGAAGGCGGCCCTGAGGCATCCCCGTGCCGATGGGCGACTGGCCTATCTTGGGCATTCGATGGCCTCGGACATCATCATTCGCGCCGCGGCGGATGAGCCGAAACCGGATGCCATCGTCGCGATCTCTGCCTTTTCTTTGGCGGTGACAGAGGATTTTCCAGCCAATCTCTTGTTGGTGACGGGGGCATGGGAAGACGGGCTTGCCGATGCCGCGCAAGCGATGCTGCGCCTTGCCGATCCGACGGCGGCATTGGGCCAGACGGTGGGTGATCCGGCCATGGGAAATGGGCGGCGCGCGGTTCTTGCGCCGGGGGTGGAACATGTGGGTGTTCTTTATTCCGCCCCCGCGCAACAAGAGGCGGTAGAGTGGCTGAATGCCACTTTTGGCTTGCAGGAGAAGGCGGAACCAGCCCCGCGCGGGCTATGGATCATGCTGTTGCTTGTGGCCATGGCGGCATTGGCTTGGCCGATGGCGCGGCTGCTGCCAAAGGGTCCGGCGCAGAGCCGGGTGGGTCTTCGCCCATTTCTTTGGGCTACTGGATTTCCACTGCTGGTGGTGCCTTTGGCTCTGGCGCCCCTGCGAACACAGGTTTTGCCTGTTCTCGTGGCGGATTACCTTGTCTTGCATTTTGCAGCCTATGGCATGCTTGGTCTGCTTGCCCTTTGGCGCAACGGACTGCTGCGGGGGCAGTTCCCGCCGCGGGTTTGGCCGCTGGCGGCAGCGGTTGCCGTCTTTGCCATAGCGGTGATCGGGGGCATGCTGGATCGGTATGTCGCCTCGTTCCTTCCCAACGCAGGGCGGCTGGTGATTATCGCCGGTTTGGCCTTGGGGACGGTTCCCTATCTTGTCAGCGACGCGATCCTGACCGAGGGCGGTCGGGCGCCCCTTTGGCGGGTGCTGGCGGCGCGGGGCGGGTTCTTGGTATCGCTGATGGGCGCGGTGGCCCTGAACTTCGACCGTCTGATGTTTCTGTTGATCATTCTGCCGATCATCCTGCTGTTCTTCGTGATTTTTGGCACGATGGCAGGCTGGATCGGGCGGCGGACGGGGTTGCCGGCCATCGCGGGCATCGGATTCGGGCTACTGCTTGCGTGGGCGCTTGGGGTGACTTTCCCGCTTTTTGCCTGA